Proteins encoded within one genomic window of Lynx canadensis isolate LIC74 chromosome B2, mLynCan4.pri.v2, whole genome shotgun sequence:
- the LOC115514707 gene encoding putative olfactory receptor 2B8, translated as MERANGSTSSGFLLLGFSDRPQLETPLFVVILMGYVLSCLGNGTIILLSLRDPRLHTPMYCFLSNLSFMDLCLTTCTVPQTLANLKGRDKTITYGGCVTQLLIALGLGGVECVLLSVMAYDRYAAVCRPLHYLTIMHPQLCLRLVLTAWLTGFGNSVLQTALTMTLPLCGRNQVDHFFCEVPVMLKLACADTSFNEAELFAVSVFFLVVPLSLILVSYGHITRAVLKIKSARGRRKAFGTCGSHLMVVVIFFGTLISMYLQPPSSYSQDVNKSIALFYTLVTPLLNPLIYTLRNKEVKGALRRLLLPLSCA; from the exons ATGGAAAGAGCGAATGGCAGCACCTCCTCAGGATTCCTCCTCCTGGGCTTCTCCGACAGGCCTCAGCTGGAGACGCCTCTCTTTGTGGTCATCCTGATGGGCTATGTCCTGAGCTGTCTAGGCAATGGCACCATTATACTCCTGTCGCTGAGGGACCCTCGCCTGCACACCCCCATGTATTGCTTCCTCTCCAACCTCTCTTTCATGGACCTGTGTCTGACCACCTGCACCGTCCCTCAGACTCTGGCCAACCTCAAGGGGCGGGACAAGACCATCACCTATGGCGGCTGCGTGACCCAGCTCCTCATCGCCCTGGGGCTCGGGGGCGTGGAGTGTGTGCTCTTGTCGgtcatggcctatgaccgctacgCCGCCGTGTGCCGCCCACTGCACTACCTGACCATCATGCACCCGCAGCTCTGCCTGCGCCTGGTCCTAACTGCTTGGCTCACAGGGTTCGGCAACTCGGTGCTACAGACGGCCCTGACCATGACCCTGCCCCTGTGCGGGAGAAACCAGGTGGACCATTTCTTCTGTGAAGTGCCGGTGATGCTCAAGCTGGCCTGTGCTGACACCTCCTTCAACGAGGCTGAACTCTTCGCAGTCAGTGTCTTCTTCCTCGTGGTGCCTCTGTCGCTCATCTTAGTGTCCTACGGCCACATCACCAGGGCCGTCCTGAAGATCAAATCGGCCCGGGGCAGGCGGAAGGCCTTCGGAACCTGCGGTTCCCACCTGATGGTGGTGGTCATCTTCTTTGGCACACTCATCTCCATGTACCTCCAGCCTCCCTCCAGCTACTCGCAGGATGTCAACAAAAGCATTGCGCTCTTCTACACTCTGGTGACTCCCCTACTGAATCCCCTCATTTACACTCTGAGGAACAAGGAGGTCAAGGGGGCGCTGAGGAGACTG CTACTTCCACTCTCGTGTGCATGA